A window of Coregonus clupeaformis isolate EN_2021a unplaced genomic scaffold, ASM2061545v1 scaf1337, whole genome shotgun sequence genomic DNA:
AatgggttatatccatgatgtTTCCTCTAACTAACTCTATGATCATAATCATTCTCATTATTATCCAGGTGTTCAGGGCATTCGGCTTTCTTGGGAGGACAGAGGTGAAGAAAGACAACACTGACCCCTGGTGGGAAGAGGAGTTCAGCTTCCTCAACGCCCGTGAGAACAACACCTTGAGGATGGAGGTGTACGACAGCGACGTGGTCTTGGACGACCTGCTGGGGACCTGCGAGCACTCCATCAAGATGGGAACCTACCAGCATCAATGTTTCCTCAAGAAGGGTGGGACCCTgcactactcctacaccctagatcctctacagtagaccctgtactactcctacaccctagagcccctacagtagaccctgtactactcctacaccctagagcctctacagtagaccctgtactactcctacaccctagagcctctacagtagaccctgtactactcctacaccctagagcccctacagtagaccctgtactactcctacaccctagagcccctacagtagaccctgtactactcctacaccctagagcctctaaagtagaccctgtactactcctacaccctagagcctctacagtagaccctgtactactcctacaccccaatgcctctacagtagaccctgtactactcctacaccctagagcccctacagtagaccctgtactactcctacaccctagagcccctacagtagaccctgtactactcctacaccctagagcccctacagtagaccctgtactactcctacaccctagagcctctaCACTAGACCCTGTcctactcctacaccctagagcctctacagtagatcctgtactactcctacaccctagagcctctacagtagaccctgtactactcctacaccctagagcccctacagtagaccctgtactactcctacaccccaatgcctctacagtagaccctgtactactcctacaccctagagcctctacagtagaccctgtactactcctacaccctagagcctctacagtagaccctgtactactcctacaccctagagcccctacagtagaccctgtactactcctacaccctagagcctctacagtagaccctgtactactcctacaccctagagcctctacagtagaccctgtactactcctacaccctagagcctctacagtagaccctgtactactccctacaccctagagcctctacagtagaccctgtactactcctacaccctagagcctctacagtagaccctgtactactcctacaccctagagcccctacagtagaccctgtactactcctacaccctagagcctctacagtagaccctgtactactcctacaccctagagcctctaTAGTGACAATGTACTACTCATACACCCTAGAgcccctacagtagaccctgtactactcctacaccctagagcctctacagtagaccctgtactactcctacaccctagagcccctacagtagaccctgtactactcctacaccctagagcctctGCAGTGGCTTCAAAACTGCGCCCCATTTTCATCATCTAGGGTTTTGTACACATCATTGATTCCTACACCCTCAACTAGAGTAGATACctactcaacaacaacaacatccggCCCCCATCTAACCCCTCTCCTCTGACATGGCTTTCTCATTCTCCCCAGACTGAGCTGAAAaaccctcctccccctcacctcAACCTCAGGCTCATCATAACAGACTAGATTCTAGAACATTGAGCAGTACAAAACTCCACCTCACCCCTACAGTTAGTTTATCGTACACAGTGTCTACACTGACGTCTATCTCTCAGTATGCCGCCTTGTGTATTTGATTGTTGACTCAGTTATATGACCCAGATCTGGTTGTCCCACTGtagttacagggtaggtactgtGTCTGTTTACCTTATGAACTGCAGTAGTGAATGAGTTAACCTCTGTCACTCACTGTGTCTGGCCTGCTGTCACTGTGTCTGGACTGCTCTGGTCCTCACTTTAGTATGACATCAATAAATACAAATCTTGTTTCCCTGCACAATGGTCTCAGTCTGGCTCTCTCTAGTTCTTCATTGAAATACTAAATGACCATACTCATGTTTTAGAAATTACAGCTAGCCTACAATTTGACAATGAGGCTTACAGCTTTTCAATCATACTCTATTACCATGT
This region includes:
- the LOC123486847 gene encoding GTPase activating protein 1-like; protein product: AEESKGLKVFNLRARDLDSSLLGTADAYVEVFRAFGFLGRTEVKKDNTDPWWEEEFSFLNARENNTLRMEVYDSDVVLDDLLGTCEHSIKMGTYQHQCFLKKGGTLHYSYTLDPLQ